One Roseimaritima multifibrata DNA window includes the following coding sequences:
- a CDS encoding transglutaminase family protein: MLRLCLVLIFTMGFAPLSLPTLWADDEENAGTHDESFQPLIEKVRPSVVTIKVRGRDGDQIQMGTGFVIDAAGLIATNFHVISEGRSFTVETRAGRKLPVTAVEASDRTGDLALIRVDVSGDPLPPLSLASGELPQQGVRVLAFGNPLGLRDSVVAGIVSAVREVEGREMIQLAIPVQPGNSGGPLVDTQGSVVGIINMKSAIDDNLGFAIPISQLVALRENPNPVSIDRWVRLGKISEKKWTPLFGATWQQRGGLVTARGLGNGFGGRSLCLSSETPDESPKEIAVEVRLDDEAGAAGLAFHSDGQHRHYGFYASNGNLRLTCFKGSSVYSWQVLEELGSEHYLPGQWNHLRVRFEPGRLKCFVNGHLVIESTDQQLTSGRFGLVKFRDTNPDFKGFQFGENLPDLSLSEPAKELLDEVVAQPDPLSMVDASQVSLLGQSGDAVSRELHRQAVQLEQQAEHLRKLAADVQASPTLGRLAALLADPSDADSQLLEGSLLIAKLDNPDIDVDAYVARVDAMAEEIQEDLAADADAVARRKALHRYLFEENGFHGGRAEYDHPANSHLNSVIDDREGLPITLSILYMELGKRLGLSVEGVGLPGHFVVKHVITDDEEQLVDVFERGKLLSRKDAEAIVAAYVNRPMTDDDLRGQTVDQILARVLNNLIGVAGRTQDGESIHRYCGALVAVRPESIEARMMRSQVRAMTDRRGGAIEDLDWLIDRNPPGFDHDSAIRLREALLRQESLQ, encoded by the coding sequence ATGTTGCGATTATGCTTGGTTTTGATCTTCACTATGGGCTTTGCCCCGCTAAGCCTGCCAACGTTGTGGGCGGACGATGAAGAAAACGCGGGTACACACGATGAATCTTTTCAGCCGCTGATCGAAAAGGTGCGACCGTCGGTGGTCACCATCAAAGTGCGCGGACGCGATGGCGATCAGATCCAGATGGGAACCGGATTCGTGATTGACGCGGCCGGTTTGATCGCGACCAATTTTCACGTGATCAGTGAGGGCAGGTCCTTCACGGTTGAAACGCGAGCCGGCCGGAAATTGCCGGTGACCGCGGTGGAGGCTTCGGACCGCACGGGTGACTTGGCATTGATTCGGGTTGATGTTTCCGGCGATCCCCTGCCCCCCTTGTCGCTGGCCAGCGGTGAACTGCCCCAACAGGGTGTGCGGGTTCTGGCTTTCGGAAATCCACTGGGGCTGCGCGATAGTGTGGTGGCCGGAATCGTTTCGGCGGTCCGTGAAGTAGAAGGACGCGAGATGATCCAGCTGGCGATACCGGTCCAACCTGGAAACAGCGGCGGCCCGCTGGTCGATACGCAAGGATCGGTGGTCGGAATCATTAATATGAAATCGGCGATCGATGATAATCTTGGATTCGCAATTCCGATCAGTCAGCTTGTTGCTCTCCGTGAGAACCCGAATCCCGTCAGCATTGACCGCTGGGTGCGGCTGGGAAAAATCAGCGAAAAAAAATGGACGCCGCTTTTCGGTGCCACTTGGCAGCAGCGTGGGGGATTGGTTACCGCTCGCGGTCTAGGAAACGGTTTCGGTGGCCGGTCCCTGTGTCTGAGCAGCGAGACGCCAGATGAATCGCCTAAGGAGATTGCCGTGGAAGTGCGGCTGGACGATGAAGCCGGTGCGGCTGGGCTGGCCTTTCATTCCGACGGCCAACATCGCCACTATGGTTTCTACGCAAGCAACGGAAATCTGCGTTTGACCTGCTTCAAAGGGTCATCGGTTTATTCCTGGCAGGTTCTGGAAGAGCTGGGATCCGAGCACTATCTCCCCGGTCAGTGGAACCACCTGCGTGTGCGATTTGAACCGGGCCGATTGAAGTGTTTTGTGAATGGGCACTTGGTGATCGAATCGACCGACCAACAGCTGACATCGGGCAGGTTTGGCTTGGTGAAATTCCGTGACACCAATCCGGATTTTAAAGGTTTTCAATTTGGAGAGAATCTTCCGGATCTGTCTCTTTCCGAACCGGCCAAAGAACTGCTTGACGAAGTCGTCGCACAGCCCGATCCGCTGTCCATGGTCGACGCTTCCCAGGTTTCGCTTCTTGGTCAATCGGGCGACGCCGTATCACGCGAACTTCATCGTCAAGCGGTTCAGTTGGAACAGCAAGCCGAACACTTGCGCAAGCTGGCGGCCGATGTGCAAGCATCGCCAACATTGGGGCGTTTGGCGGCGTTGTTGGCCGATCCATCCGACGCCGATTCACAGCTCTTGGAGGGAAGTTTGCTGATCGCAAAACTGGACAATCCCGACATCGACGTTGACGCGTACGTCGCTCGAGTCGATGCGATGGCCGAGGAGATTCAAGAGGATTTGGCAGCCGACGCCGATGCGGTTGCCCGTCGGAAAGCCCTGCACCGTTATCTGTTTGAAGAGAACGGATTTCATGGTGGACGTGCCGAATATGATCACCCCGCCAACAGCCATCTGAATAGTGTGATTGACGACCGCGAGGGGCTTCCGATCACACTGTCGATCCTTTATATGGAGTTGGGAAAACGTCTTGGTTTGTCCGTCGAGGGAGTCGGCCTGCCCGGACACTTTGTTGTCAAGCATGTGATTACCGACGACGAAGAACAGTTGGTCGATGTCTTTGAACGCGGCAAGTTGCTGTCTCGCAAAGATGCCGAAGCTATTGTGGCTGCCTACGTGAACCGGCCCATGACGGACGACGACTTGCGCGGCCAAACGGTTGACCAGATTCTTGCGCGTGTGCTGAATAACTTGATCGGCGTCGCCGGTCGAACTCAAGACGGCGAATCGATCCATCGCTACTGTGGAGCTCTGGTCGCTGTTCGCCCTGAATCGATTGAGGCGAGGATGATGCGATCCCAGGTCCGTGCGATGACCGACCGGCGTGGGGGGGCGATCGAGGATCTGGATTGGCTGATCGATCGGAATCCCCCAGGGTTCGATCATGATTCAGCGATCCGGTTGCGTGAAGCGCTGCTCCGTCAGGAATCGCTTCAGTAG